A stretch of the Meles meles chromosome 19, mMelMel3.1 paternal haplotype, whole genome shotgun sequence genome encodes the following:
- the LYPD5 gene encoding ly6/PLAUR domain-containing protein 5, with amino-acid sequence MGVPRTILLCLFGAVFCLTASQARQCYNFQHIYFGPFDLNGMKFHNVSCPHGCSEAVLSLDTGYRASVTMVQKGCWTGPPTGRMLSDDHALPPDYSVVRGCVTDLCNTDLMTHDSIPNLSPAPNPPTLSGLQCYACLGIHPEDCTPEKARRVHCHQDQSVCFQGNGKMTVGNFSVPVYIRTCHRPSCTIKGTSSPWTNIDLQGSCCEGHLCNRDSVTQPFTTAAATTPSQAALVTAPLLMVPLLLGTLGGPLAPLP; translated from the exons ATGGGAGTCCCCAGAACCATCCTGCTCTGCCTCTTTGGGGCTGTGTTCTGCCTGACAG CGTCCCAGGCCCGACAATGCTACAACTTTCAACACATCTACTTCGGGCCCTTTGACCTCAACGGCATGAAATTCCACAATGTCTCCTGTCCCCATGGATGCTCTGAGGCTGTCTTGTCCCTGGACACTG ggtACCGCGCCTCGGTGACCATGGTGCAGAAGGGCTGCTGGACAGGCCCGCCGACGGGCCGAATGCTGTCCGACGACCACGCGCTGCCCCCGGACTACTCGGTGGTGCGAGGCTGCGTCACTGACTTGTGCAACACCGACCTCATGACCCACGACTCCATCCCCAATCTGAGCCCGG CGCCCAACCCGCCAACTCTCAGCGGCTTGCAGTGCTACGCCTGCTTGGGGATCCACCCAGAGGACTGCACCCCGGAGAAGGCTCGACGGGTCCACTGTCACCAGGACCAAAGCGTCTGCTTCCAGGGCAATGGCAAAATGACCGttg GCAATTTCTCAGTCCCTGTGTACATCAGAACCTGCCACCGGCCCTCCTGCACCATCAAGGGCACCTCCAGCCCCTGGACCAACATCGACCTGCAGGGCTCTTGCTGTGAGGGGCACCTCTGCAACAGGGACTCCGTGACCCAGCCCTTCACCACTGCTGCGGCCACCACCCCTTCCCAGGCAGCCCTCGTCACGGCGCCGCTCCTCATGGTCCCCCTGCTGCTGGGCACTCTGGGAGGACCCCTCGCTCCCCTTCCTTAG